A portion of the Thunnus albacares chromosome 5, fThuAlb1.1, whole genome shotgun sequence genome contains these proteins:
- the csde1 gene encoding cold shock domain-containing protein E1 isoform X9, which yields MSFDPGMLHNNGHTAYANGTGPGIRETGVVEKLLTSYGFIQCSERQARLFFHCSQYNGNLQELKIGDDVEFEVSSDRRTGKPIAVKLLKIKPEVLPEERISGQVGPDLHAYPFTVLHGYIHPVVSAIPVHLDGKSAPGQVPTGSVCYERNGEVFYLTYTPDDVEGNIHLDTGDKVSFYMETNKHTGAVSARNIQLVKKKQMRCQGVVCATKEAFGFIERADVVKEIFFHYSEFKGDLEALQAGDDVEFTIKDRNGKEVATDVRLLPQGTVIFEDISIEQFEGTVVKVIPKVSTKNQNDPLPGRISARIGFSDKELPFGEKDTKSKVTLLEGDHIQFNISTDRRDKLERATNIDILPDTFNFTKETREMGVIAAIRDGFGFIKCVDRDARMFFHFSEVLEESQLHISDEVEFTVVPDMLSAQRNHAVRIKKLPKGTVSFHTQSEQRFAGVVEKEIVAANAKNASPNKNKEKKKDKGKVVEKESEEGVIAYEDCGVKLTVQYHGKDLEGGCHPQVGDKVEFSINEVKRTGQQSAVSIRVLNRNASNAKRLQGFVATLKDNFGFIETANHDQEIFFHYSEMCGDLENLELGDTVEYTLSKGKGNKVSAEKVTKVAAVNGVGEDVGVTVMMGKVIRPLRSVDPSQTEYQGLIEITEEGGTKGQNYPFGIMGMANKADCLQKGELVKFQVCTIAQTGQKMACNVVPQRRAMVECVKDQFGFITYEVGESKKLFFHVKEVQDGLELQTGDEVEFSVVLNQRTGKCSACNVRRVSEGPKPVVTPRPDRLVNRLKSITLDDASAPRLVIVRQPRGPDNSKGFNVERKTRQPGVID from the exons ATGAGTTTTGACCCAGGTATGCTCCATAACAATGGGCACACTGCATACGCCAACGGCACAGGGCCTGGCATTAGAGAGACAGGCGTGGTGGAGAAGCTTCTGACTTCCTATGGCTTCATCCAGTGCTCCGAACGCCAGGCTCGTCTCTTCTTCCACTGCTCCCAGTACAATGGTAACCTGCAGGAGCTTAAAATAGGAG ATGATGTAGAGTTTGAGGTATCCTCTGACAGGCGCACTGGCAAGCCCATAGCAGTGAAGCTGCTTAAGATAAAGCCAGAGGTGCTGCCAGAGGAGCGCATCTCGGGCCAGGTGGGGCCAGACCTGCACGCCTATCCCTTTACTGTGCTGCATGGTTATATTCATCCA GTTGTCTCAGCAATCCCAGTGCACTTGGATGGAAAGTCTGCTCCTGGCCAGGTGCCCACCGGAAGTGTTTGTTATGAAAGAAATGGG GAAGTGTTCTACCTTACCTACACTCCTGATGATGTAGAGGGTAACATCCACCTGGACACCGGTGACAAAGTCAGCTTTTATATGGAGACCAACAAGCA TACTGGTGCAGTCAGTGCTCGTAATATTCAACTTGTGAAGAAAAAGCAAATGAGGTGCCAGGGGGTGGTGTGTGCTACAAAG GAGGCATTTGGATTCATTGAGAGGGCTGACGTGGTGAAGGAGATCTTTTTTCACTACAGCGAGTTCAAGGGTGATCTGGAGGCGCTGCAGGCTGGAGATGATGTCGAGTTCACCatcaaagacagaaat GGTAAAGAAGTAGCCACAGATGTGAGGCTGCTCCCCCAAGGAACAGTCATCTTTGAGGATATCAGCATTGAGCAGTTTGAAGGCACAGTCGTCAAGGTCATTCCCAAGGTTTCCACCAAAAACCAG AACGACCCTCTTCCAGGTCGTATCAGTGCCCGGATCGGTTTCAGTGACAAGGAGCTGCCATTTGGGGAAAAGGACACAAAGTCCAAGGTGACCCTTTTGGAGGGGGACCACATACAGTTCAACATCTCCACCGACCGCAGAGACAAGCTGGAGAGGGCTACCAACATAGACATCCTTCCAGACACATTCAACTTCACTAAGGAGACTCGTGAAATG GGGGTGATTGCAGCTATACGTGATGGCTTTGGCTTCATTAAATGTGTGGATCGGGATGCCAGGATGTTCTTTCACTTCAGTGAAGTCCTGGAGGAGAGCCAACTGCACATCTCAGATGAAGTGGAGTTCACTGTTGTGCCT GATATGCTGTCAGCTCAGAGGAACCATGCAGTGCGCATCAAGAAGCTGCCCAAGGGCACTGTGTCCTTCCATACTCAGTCTGAGCAGCGCTTTGCTGGTGTGGTGGAGAAGGAAATTGTGGCAGCGAACGCCAAAAATGCCAGTCCCAACAAGAACAAGGAGAAG AAAAAAGACAAG GGGAAAGTTGTAGAAAAG GAATCTGAGGAAGGAGTGATTGCATATGAAGACTGTGGAGTGAAGCTCACTGTGCAATACCATGGCAAGGACCTGGAGGGAGGATGTCACCCACAGGTCGGAGACAAG GTGGAGTTCTCAATCAATGAAGTGAAGAGAACAGGCCAGCAGAGTGCAGTCTCCATCAGGGTCCTCAACCGAAACGCCTCCAATGCCAAGAGACTGCAAGGATTTGTTGCCACACTGAAGGACAACTTTGGCTTCATTGAGACAGCAAATCATGACCAGGAGATTTTCTTTCACTACAG TGAAATGTGTGGAGACTTGGAGAACTTGGAGCTTGGTGACACAGTGGAGTATACTCTTTCTaagggaaaaggaaacaaagtcAGTGCTGAAAAGGTTACCAAAGTGGCTGCAG TGAACGGTGTTGGTGAGGATGTTGGTGTAACAGTGATGATGGGGAAAGTCATCCGTCCCTTACGCAGTGTGGACCCGTCCCAGACAGAATACCAAGGGCTTATTGAAATCACAGAGGAAG GTGGAACTAAAGGTCAGAATTATCCCTTTGGAATCATGGGCATGGCAAACAAGGCCGATTGTCTACAGAAAGGAGAACTTGTCAAGTTCCAGGTTTGCACAATAGCTCAGACTGGACAGAAGATGGCCTGTAATGTGGTCCCCCAGCGTAGAGCCATGGTGGAGTGTGTCAAAGACCAG TTTGGCTTCATCACATACGAAGTAGGTGAGAGCAAGAAGCTTTTCTTCCATGTAAAAGAAGTGCAGGATGGCCTGGAGCTCCAGACTGGGGATGAGGTGGAGTTCTCAGTTGTCCTCAATCAACGCACAGGAAAATGTAGTGCCTGCAATGTACGCAGAGTCAG TGAGGGGCCAAAACCAGTGGTGACTCCGCGTCCTGACCGCCTAGTGAACAGACTGAAGAGCATCACCCTTGATGACGCCAGTGCTCCTCGGCTGGTCATTGTAAGACAGCCCCGTGGTCCTGACAATTCAAAG GGCTTCAATGTGGAGCGCAAGACTCGCCAGCCTGGTGTCATTGACTGA
- the csde1 gene encoding cold shock domain-containing protein E1 isoform X7 codes for MERGCSEPPVARNTGSAPSTSTGPMPIPRSSSVSCHPHPGSKKHKRTPLYQRSMSFDPGMLHNNGHTAYANGTGPGIRETGVVEKLLTSYGFIQCSERQARLFFHCSQYNGNLQELKIGDDVEFEVSSDRRTGKPIAVKLLKIKPEVLPEERISGQVGPDLHAYPFTVLHGYIHPVVSAIPVHLDGKSAPGQVPTGSVCYERNGEVFYLTYTPDDVEGNIHLDTGDKVSFYMETNKHTGAVSARNIQLVKKKQMRCQGVVCATKEAFGFIERADVVKEIFFHYSEFKGDLEALQAGDDVEFTIKDRNGKEVATDVRLLPQGTVIFEDISIEQFEGTVVKVIPKVSTKNQNDPLPGRISARIGFSDKELPFGEKDTKSKVTLLEGDHIQFNISTDRRDKLERATNIDILPDTFNFTKETREMGVIAAIRDGFGFIKCVDRDARMFFHFSEVLEESQLHISDEVEFTVVPDMLSAQRNHAVRIKKLPKGTVSFHTQSEQRFAGVVEKEIVAANAKNASPNKNKEKKKDKGKVVEKESEEGVIAYEDCGVKLTVQYHGKDLEGGCHPQVGDKVEFSINEVKRTGQQSAVSIRVLNRNASNAKRLQGFVATLKDNFGFIETANHDQEIFFHYSEMCGDLENLELGDTVEYTLSKGKGNKVSAEKVTKVAAVNGVGEDVGVTVMMGKVIRPLRSVDPSQTEYQGLIEITEEGGTKGQNYPFGIMGMANKADCLQKGELVKFQVCTIAQTGQKMACNVVPQRRAMVECVKDQFGFITYEVGESKKLFFHVKEVQDGLELQTGDEVEFSVVLNQRTGKCSACNVRRVSEGPKPVVTPRPDRLVNRLKSITLDDASAPRLVIVRQPRGPDNSKGFNVERKTRQPGVID; via the exons ATGGAAAGAGGCTGCTCTGAACCGCCAGTAGCCCGCAACACTGGCTCTGCCCCTTCTACCTCTACTGGTCCCATGCCTATCCCCcgctcctcctctgtctcttgcCATCCCCACCCTGGAAGTAAAAAACACAAGCGGACCCCCTTGTATCAGAGATCA ATGAGTTTTGACCCAGGTATGCTCCATAACAATGGGCACACTGCATACGCCAACGGCACAGGGCCTGGCATTAGAGAGACAGGCGTGGTGGAGAAGCTTCTGACTTCCTATGGCTTCATCCAGTGCTCCGAACGCCAGGCTCGTCTCTTCTTCCACTGCTCCCAGTACAATGGTAACCTGCAGGAGCTTAAAATAGGAG ATGATGTAGAGTTTGAGGTATCCTCTGACAGGCGCACTGGCAAGCCCATAGCAGTGAAGCTGCTTAAGATAAAGCCAGAGGTGCTGCCAGAGGAGCGCATCTCGGGCCAGGTGGGGCCAGACCTGCACGCCTATCCCTTTACTGTGCTGCATGGTTATATTCATCCA GTTGTCTCAGCAATCCCAGTGCACTTGGATGGAAAGTCTGCTCCTGGCCAGGTGCCCACCGGAAGTGTTTGTTATGAAAGAAATGGG GAAGTGTTCTACCTTACCTACACTCCTGATGATGTAGAGGGTAACATCCACCTGGACACCGGTGACAAAGTCAGCTTTTATATGGAGACCAACAAGCA TACTGGTGCAGTCAGTGCTCGTAATATTCAACTTGTGAAGAAAAAGCAAATGAGGTGCCAGGGGGTGGTGTGTGCTACAAAG GAGGCATTTGGATTCATTGAGAGGGCTGACGTGGTGAAGGAGATCTTTTTTCACTACAGCGAGTTCAAGGGTGATCTGGAGGCGCTGCAGGCTGGAGATGATGTCGAGTTCACCatcaaagacagaaat GGTAAAGAAGTAGCCACAGATGTGAGGCTGCTCCCCCAAGGAACAGTCATCTTTGAGGATATCAGCATTGAGCAGTTTGAAGGCACAGTCGTCAAGGTCATTCCCAAGGTTTCCACCAAAAACCAG AACGACCCTCTTCCAGGTCGTATCAGTGCCCGGATCGGTTTCAGTGACAAGGAGCTGCCATTTGGGGAAAAGGACACAAAGTCCAAGGTGACCCTTTTGGAGGGGGACCACATACAGTTCAACATCTCCACCGACCGCAGAGACAAGCTGGAGAGGGCTACCAACATAGACATCCTTCCAGACACATTCAACTTCACTAAGGAGACTCGTGAAATG GGGGTGATTGCAGCTATACGTGATGGCTTTGGCTTCATTAAATGTGTGGATCGGGATGCCAGGATGTTCTTTCACTTCAGTGAAGTCCTGGAGGAGAGCCAACTGCACATCTCAGATGAAGTGGAGTTCACTGTTGTGCCT GATATGCTGTCAGCTCAGAGGAACCATGCAGTGCGCATCAAGAAGCTGCCCAAGGGCACTGTGTCCTTCCATACTCAGTCTGAGCAGCGCTTTGCTGGTGTGGTGGAGAAGGAAATTGTGGCAGCGAACGCCAAAAATGCCAGTCCCAACAAGAACAAGGAGAAG AAAAAAGACAAG GGGAAAGTTGTAGAAAAG GAATCTGAGGAAGGAGTGATTGCATATGAAGACTGTGGAGTGAAGCTCACTGTGCAATACCATGGCAAGGACCTGGAGGGAGGATGTCACCCACAGGTCGGAGACAAG GTGGAGTTCTCAATCAATGAAGTGAAGAGAACAGGCCAGCAGAGTGCAGTCTCCATCAGGGTCCTCAACCGAAACGCCTCCAATGCCAAGAGACTGCAAGGATTTGTTGCCACACTGAAGGACAACTTTGGCTTCATTGAGACAGCAAATCATGACCAGGAGATTTTCTTTCACTACAG TGAAATGTGTGGAGACTTGGAGAACTTGGAGCTTGGTGACACAGTGGAGTATACTCTTTCTaagggaaaaggaaacaaagtcAGTGCTGAAAAGGTTACCAAAGTGGCTGCAG TGAACGGTGTTGGTGAGGATGTTGGTGTAACAGTGATGATGGGGAAAGTCATCCGTCCCTTACGCAGTGTGGACCCGTCCCAGACAGAATACCAAGGGCTTATTGAAATCACAGAGGAAG GTGGAACTAAAGGTCAGAATTATCCCTTTGGAATCATGGGCATGGCAAACAAGGCCGATTGTCTACAGAAAGGAGAACTTGTCAAGTTCCAGGTTTGCACAATAGCTCAGACTGGACAGAAGATGGCCTGTAATGTGGTCCCCCAGCGTAGAGCCATGGTGGAGTGTGTCAAAGACCAG TTTGGCTTCATCACATACGAAGTAGGTGAGAGCAAGAAGCTTTTCTTCCATGTAAAAGAAGTGCAGGATGGCCTGGAGCTCCAGACTGGGGATGAGGTGGAGTTCTCAGTTGTCCTCAATCAACGCACAGGAAAATGTAGTGCCTGCAATGTACGCAGAGTCAG TGAGGGGCCAAAACCAGTGGTGACTCCGCGTCCTGACCGCCTAGTGAACAGACTGAAGAGCATCACCCTTGATGACGCCAGTGCTCCTCGGCTGGTCATTGTAAGACAGCCCCGTGGTCCTGACAATTCAAAG GGCTTCAATGTGGAGCGCAAGACTCGCCAGCCTGGTGTCATTGACTGA